In the genome of Desulfuribacillus stibiiarsenatis, one region contains:
- a CDS encoding ASCH domain-containing protein, translating to MKEIIQSIHPKWTKLIFDGRKTKELRKSKPRDITFPFKVYIYETKKGVGAVVGEYICKGITTTNVPQVFQDGSCVHLDEIIDYMGNGKISGWDISNVKKYPKPILISKLGLTTAPQSWRYIDTQR from the coding sequence ATGAAAGAAATAATTCAAAGCATTCATCCAAAATGGACAAAGCTTATATTTGACGGCAGAAAAACAAAAGAATTAAGAAAATCAAAGCCAAGAGACATTACTTTTCCCTTTAAAGTTTATATTTATGAAACAAAAAAAGGCGTTGGCGCAGTAGTAGGAGAGTATATTTGCAAAGGTATTACAACAACTAATGTTCCTCAAGTATTTCAGGATGGTAGTTGCGTTCATCTGGATGAAATTATTGATTATATGGGTAATGGTAAGATTTCGGGTTGGGATATTTCTAATGTTAAAAAATACCCTAAACCTATACTAATTTCAAAACTTGGATTGACTACAGCTCCGCAAAGTTGGCGGTATATTGATACACAAAGATAA